Proteins encoded by one window of Puntigrus tetrazona isolate hp1 chromosome 25, ASM1883169v1, whole genome shotgun sequence:
- the ankrd27 gene encoding ankyrin repeat domain-containing protein 27 isoform X1: MELECGTHMAVYDEDVLKNPFYQALEKHRPDLCSRVAELRGVILVPCCGSLPAGSFTASQFDGYALQPAEQGYQTLDGKEVSIDNNQVRLGAGFPNPASIPVLFEETFYNEKEQAYSILCIARPFDAEHSPDELSTVSAPYCLKNIEDVREFLGRHAEKLDKFVAAFCHSFKEQERKGLRHQIDSVNTLYTKCLQLLLRDSRLKILARQEIQMTLLKQAVEMYIHHGIHELLFSYVGTLEASRDAAFNKTTRSLQDLQQKELGVKSEFSINIPRAKRELSQLNSCTSPQQKLLCVRKVILTIMQSTRRRDTAVSIEAMCADDLLLVILYLLIKTEIPNWMANLSYIKNFRFRKSSKDELSYCLTSFEAAVEYISQGNLTQSALGSGDRLSFRQKVDLLSQNATPIDQLFEHILSGNEAEVKRLLSESENEEDGRKLCHPLCSCDACDRHISGRLNDPSIVTPFSRDDRGYTPLHVAAICGQSLLIDVLVSKGAVVNATDYHALTPLHLSCQKGFQGVTLLLLHYKANTDAQDNNGNTPLHLACMYGHEDCVKALLYFDLHSCRLNVQNDKGDTPLHIAARWGYEGIMEVLLENGASTLIHNKAKETPLHCALNSKILSLLERRHNDSSKRESGFESPSRSPQPSDCSSRRSSMSSMSSLSVEATPPETERSRHKEVEKLLRAVADGDVQMVRYLLDWLDEEPEDEEESVPVKTELCHPLCQCPSCEPAQKKAAHLQPDGVAVNSSADGFTPLHVAALHGHTALVSLFTRHGANINARNNQSATPLHLACQNSQIQVVSALLECNAKLNKKDQYGNTPLILACLKGNLEIATILLESGALVNLANNHGNTGLHEAVRGGHVQLVELLLHRGALLHLRNKRQRTALDCAHETAGKNTEIQRLLQKACADAPDVHPVKTHSRGTEGIVVQRAKRHESPSAGRKKPDRTKQSRSQKRTDRALTTIGVLDQTAEARSDRRGLARGETVDFSGTQPPPRAHSRSLIRCHTIGQDLSRRSPPEDDDDGGGDARSTGSDADAAATELDSVVL, encoded by the exons ATG GAACTGGAGTGCGGGACACATATGGCTGTGTATGATGAGGACGTCCTGAAGAACCCTTTTTACCAGGCCCTGGAGAAACACAGACCGGATCTGTGCAGCAGGGTGGCGGAGCTCCGTGGCGTC ATTCTGGTGCCGTGTTGTGGAAGTTTGCCAGCGGGCTCTTTTACTGCATCTCAGTTCGATGGATACGCGCTTCAGCCTGCCGAACAGGGCTACCAGACGCTAGACGGAAAG GAAGTGTCCATAGACAATAACCAGGTCCGGCTGGGCGCAGGGTTCCCCAATCCCGCCTCCATCCCCGTCCTGTTTGAAGAGACGTTCTACAACGAGAAGGAGCAGGCCTACAGCATACTGTGCATCGCACGGCCCTTTGACGCCGAACACAGCCCTG ACGAGTTGAGCACCGTTTCTGCTCCGTACTGTCTGAAGAACATCGAGGATGTGAGGGAATTCTTGGGCCGCCACGCTGAAAAACTGGACAAGTTCGTGGCCGCCTTTTGCCACTCCTTTAAGGAACAAGAGAGGAAGGGCCTTCGACATCAAATA GACTCTGTAAATACCCTTTACACAAAATGTCTTCAGTTGCTGTTGAGAGACTCTCGTCTG AAGATTTTGGCGAGACAGGAGATACAGATGACCCTGCTCAAACAAGCAGTGGAG ATGTACATCCATCATGGCATCCACGAGCTACTCTTTAGTTACGTGGGGACCCTTGAAGCGAGCCGG GACGCGGCGTTCAACAAAACGACACGCTCCTTACAGGACCTGCAGCAGAAAGAGCTCGGCGTGAAGTCGGAGTTCAG CATTAATATTCCTCGTGCTAAGCGGGAGTTGAGTCAGCTGAACAGTTGTACGTCTCCTCAGCAGAAACTGCTCTGCGTGAGGAAGGTTATTTTAACCATCATGCAGTCAACCAGACGGCGAGATACAG CAGTGAGCATCGAGGCCATGTGTGCCGACGATCTCCTGTTAGTCATTCTCTACCTGCTTATCAAGACGGAAATCCCTAACTG GATGGCGAATCTGAGCTACATCAAGAACTTCCGCTTCCGTAAGTCGAGCAAGGATGAGCTGAGTTACTGCCTCACCTCGTTCGAGGCCGCCGTGGAGTACATCAGTCAGGGAAACCTGACCCAGAGCGCTCTG GGGTCGGGAGATCGACTGTCCTTCAGACAGAAGGTGGACCTGCTGTCCCAGAATGCTACACCTATAGACCAGCTGTTTGAG cacATTTTGAGTGGAAACGAGGCTGAGGTGAAGCGTTTGCTGAGCGAGAGTGAGAACGAGGAGGACGGGAGGAAGTTATGTCATCCGCTGTGTTCCTGTGACGCCTGCGACCGACACATCTCAGG GAGGTTAAACGACCCATCCATAGTCACTCCATTCTCTCGGGATGACCGAGGCTATACTCCTCTACACGTTGCTGCTATTTGTG GTCAGTCCCTGCTGATTGATGTGCTGGTGTCAAAGGGAGCTGTGGTGAACGCCACTGATTATCATGCCCTCACACCGCTGCACCTCTCCTGCCAGAAGGGCTTCCAGGGGGTCACG ctgctgctgttgcattatAAGGCAAACACGGATGCTCAGGATAACAATGGAAACACCCCTCTACACCTGGCCTGCATGTACGGGCATGAAGAC tgtgtgaaGGCGCTGCTGTACTTCGACCTGCACTCCTGCCGGCTGAACGTTCAGAACGATAAGGGAGACACGCCGCTGCACATCGCCGCTCGCTGGGGTTACGAGGGCATCATGGAGGTGCTCCTGGAGAACGGAGCATCGACCCTCATCCACAACAAAGCCAAGGAGACTCCTTTACACTGTGCGCTCAACTCCAAG ATTCTGTCGTTGCTGGAGCGGAGACACAATGACTCCAGTAAAAGAGAAAGTGGATTCGAG TCTCCGAGCCGCTCCCCTCAGCCGTCTGACTGCAGCAGCAGGCGTTCATCTATGTCCAGCATGTCTTCACTGAGTGTTGAGGCCACGCCGCCAGAGACCGAACGCTCCCGACACAAAGAG GTGGAGAAGTTGTTGAGAGCCGTGGCTGATGGAGATGTGCAGATG gtgcGTTATCTTTTGGATTGGCTGGATGAGGAGccggaggatgaggaagagtcCGTGCCAGTTAAGACAGAGTTGTGTCATCCTCTGTGTCAGTGTCCCAGCTGTGAACCCGCACAGAAG aaagCAGCCCACCTGCAGCCGGACGGTGTTGCTGTGAACAGCAGTGCTGACGGCTTCACTCCGCTCCATGTGGCGGCGTTGCACGGACACACAGCTTTGGTGTCTCTCTTCACCCGCCACGGTGCCAACATCAACGCCCGCAACAATCAGAGCGCCACTCCGCTTCACCTCGCTTGCCAGAACAGCCAAATACAG GTGGTGTCTGCTCTGCTGGAGTGTAATGCCAAACTGAACAAGAAAGATCAGTATGGAAATACGCCGCTGATTCTTGCTTGTCTGAAGGGAAATCTGGAGATAGCCACTATTTTGCTCGAG AGCGGAGCACTTGTGAATCTGGCTAATAATCATGGGAACACTGGTCTGCACGAGGCTGTGAGAGGAGGGCACGTCCAGCTGGTGGAGCTGCTGCTGCACAGAGGGGCGTTACTGCATCTGCGCAACAAGAGACAGAGGACCGCCCTCGACTGTGCTCACGAGACCGCTGGCAAG AACACAGAGATTCAGAGACTCCTTCAGAAAGCCTGTGCAGATGCCCCGGACGTCCATCCGGTCAAAACGCACTCCAGAGGAACGGAGGGCATCGTGG TTCAAAGAGCTAAACGGCATGAGAGTCCCAGCGCCGGCAGAAAAAAACCAGACCGCACAAAACAAag CAGGAGTCAGAAGAGGACCGACCGAGCGCTGACCACCATAGGAGTATTAGACCAG ACGGCGGAGGCCCGGAGCGACCGACGCGGGCTGGCGAGAGGAGAGACGGTGGACTTCAGCGGGACACAGCCGCCCCCCCGGGCCCACAGCCGGAGCCTGATCCGCTGCCACACCATCGGCCAGGACCTGAGCCGGCGCTCGCCGCCGGAGGACGACGACGACGGCGGCGGCGACGCACGCTCCACGGGAAGCGATGCGGACGCGGCCGCCACGGAACTGGACAGCGTCGTGTTGTGA
- the ankrd27 gene encoding ankyrin repeat domain-containing protein 27 isoform X7 → MAVYDEDVLKNPFYQALEKHRPDLCSRVAELRGVILVPCCGSLPAGSFTASQFDGYALQPAEQGYQTLDGKEVSIDNNQVRLGAGFPNPASIPVLFEETFYNEKEQAYSILCIARPFDAEHSPDELSTVSAPYCLKNIEDVREFLGRHAEKLDKFVAAFCHSFKEQERKGLRHQIDSVNTLYTKCLQLLLRDSRLKILARQEIQMTLLKQAVEMYIHHGIHELLFSYVGTLEASRDAAFNKTTRSLQDLQQKELGVKSEFSINIPRAKRELSQLNSCTSPQQKLLCVRKVILTIMQSTRRRDTAVSIEAMCADDLLLVILYLLIKTEIPNWMANLSYIKNFRFRKSSKDELSYCLTSFEAAVEYISQGNLTQSALGSGDRLSFRQKVDLLSQNATPIDQLFEHILSGNEAEVKRLLSESENEEDGRKLCHPLCSCDACDRHISGRLNDPSIVTPFSRDDRGYTPLHVAAICGQSLLIDVLVSKGAVVNATDYHALTPLHLSCQKGFQGVTLLLLHYKANTDAQDNNGNTPLHLACMYGHEDCVKALLYFDLHSCRLNVQNDKGDTPLHIAARWGYEGIMEVLLENGASTLIHNKAKETPLHCALNSKILSLLERRHNDSSKRESGFESPSRSPQPSDCSSRRSSMSSMSSLSVEATPPETERSRHKEVEKLLRAVADGDVQMVRYLLDWLDEEPEDEEESVPVKTELCHPLCQCPSCEPAQKKAAHLQPDGVAVNSSADGFTPLHVAALHGHTALVSLFTRHGANINARNNQSATPLHLACQNSQIQVVSALLECNAKLNKKDQYGNTPLILACLKGNLEIATILLESGALVNLANNHGNTGLHEAVRGGHVQLVELLLHRGALLHLRNKRQRTALDCAHETAGKNTEIQRLLQKACADAPDVHPVKTHSRGTEGIVVQRAKRHESPSAGRKKPDRTKQSRSQKRTDRALTTIGVLDQTAEARSDRRGLARGETVDFSGTQPPPRAHSRSLIRCHTIGQDLSRRSPPEDDDDGGGDARSTGSDADAAATELDSVVL, encoded by the exons ATGGCTGTGTATGATGAGGACGTCCTGAAGAACCCTTTTTACCAGGCCCTGGAGAAACACAGACCGGATCTGTGCAGCAGGGTGGCGGAGCTCCGTGGCGTC ATTCTGGTGCCGTGTTGTGGAAGTTTGCCAGCGGGCTCTTTTACTGCATCTCAGTTCGATGGATACGCGCTTCAGCCTGCCGAACAGGGCTACCAGACGCTAGACGGAAAG GAAGTGTCCATAGACAATAACCAGGTCCGGCTGGGCGCAGGGTTCCCCAATCCCGCCTCCATCCCCGTCCTGTTTGAAGAGACGTTCTACAACGAGAAGGAGCAGGCCTACAGCATACTGTGCATCGCACGGCCCTTTGACGCCGAACACAGCCCTG ACGAGTTGAGCACCGTTTCTGCTCCGTACTGTCTGAAGAACATCGAGGATGTGAGGGAATTCTTGGGCCGCCACGCTGAAAAACTGGACAAGTTCGTGGCCGCCTTTTGCCACTCCTTTAAGGAACAAGAGAGGAAGGGCCTTCGACATCAAATA GACTCTGTAAATACCCTTTACACAAAATGTCTTCAGTTGCTGTTGAGAGACTCTCGTCTG AAGATTTTGGCGAGACAGGAGATACAGATGACCCTGCTCAAACAAGCAGTGGAG ATGTACATCCATCATGGCATCCACGAGCTACTCTTTAGTTACGTGGGGACCCTTGAAGCGAGCCGG GACGCGGCGTTCAACAAAACGACACGCTCCTTACAGGACCTGCAGCAGAAAGAGCTCGGCGTGAAGTCGGAGTTCAG CATTAATATTCCTCGTGCTAAGCGGGAGTTGAGTCAGCTGAACAGTTGTACGTCTCCTCAGCAGAAACTGCTCTGCGTGAGGAAGGTTATTTTAACCATCATGCAGTCAACCAGACGGCGAGATACAG CAGTGAGCATCGAGGCCATGTGTGCCGACGATCTCCTGTTAGTCATTCTCTACCTGCTTATCAAGACGGAAATCCCTAACTG GATGGCGAATCTGAGCTACATCAAGAACTTCCGCTTCCGTAAGTCGAGCAAGGATGAGCTGAGTTACTGCCTCACCTCGTTCGAGGCCGCCGTGGAGTACATCAGTCAGGGAAACCTGACCCAGAGCGCTCTG GGGTCGGGAGATCGACTGTCCTTCAGACAGAAGGTGGACCTGCTGTCCCAGAATGCTACACCTATAGACCAGCTGTTTGAG cacATTTTGAGTGGAAACGAGGCTGAGGTGAAGCGTTTGCTGAGCGAGAGTGAGAACGAGGAGGACGGGAGGAAGTTATGTCATCCGCTGTGTTCCTGTGACGCCTGCGACCGACACATCTCAGG GAGGTTAAACGACCCATCCATAGTCACTCCATTCTCTCGGGATGACCGAGGCTATACTCCTCTACACGTTGCTGCTATTTGTG GTCAGTCCCTGCTGATTGATGTGCTGGTGTCAAAGGGAGCTGTGGTGAACGCCACTGATTATCATGCCCTCACACCGCTGCACCTCTCCTGCCAGAAGGGCTTCCAGGGGGTCACG ctgctgctgttgcattatAAGGCAAACACGGATGCTCAGGATAACAATGGAAACACCCCTCTACACCTGGCCTGCATGTACGGGCATGAAGAC tgtgtgaaGGCGCTGCTGTACTTCGACCTGCACTCCTGCCGGCTGAACGTTCAGAACGATAAGGGAGACACGCCGCTGCACATCGCCGCTCGCTGGGGTTACGAGGGCATCATGGAGGTGCTCCTGGAGAACGGAGCATCGACCCTCATCCACAACAAAGCCAAGGAGACTCCTTTACACTGTGCGCTCAACTCCAAG ATTCTGTCGTTGCTGGAGCGGAGACACAATGACTCCAGTAAAAGAGAAAGTGGATTCGAG TCTCCGAGCCGCTCCCCTCAGCCGTCTGACTGCAGCAGCAGGCGTTCATCTATGTCCAGCATGTCTTCACTGAGTGTTGAGGCCACGCCGCCAGAGACCGAACGCTCCCGACACAAAGAG GTGGAGAAGTTGTTGAGAGCCGTGGCTGATGGAGATGTGCAGATG gtgcGTTATCTTTTGGATTGGCTGGATGAGGAGccggaggatgaggaagagtcCGTGCCAGTTAAGACAGAGTTGTGTCATCCTCTGTGTCAGTGTCCCAGCTGTGAACCCGCACAGAAG aaagCAGCCCACCTGCAGCCGGACGGTGTTGCTGTGAACAGCAGTGCTGACGGCTTCACTCCGCTCCATGTGGCGGCGTTGCACGGACACACAGCTTTGGTGTCTCTCTTCACCCGCCACGGTGCCAACATCAACGCCCGCAACAATCAGAGCGCCACTCCGCTTCACCTCGCTTGCCAGAACAGCCAAATACAG GTGGTGTCTGCTCTGCTGGAGTGTAATGCCAAACTGAACAAGAAAGATCAGTATGGAAATACGCCGCTGATTCTTGCTTGTCTGAAGGGAAATCTGGAGATAGCCACTATTTTGCTCGAG AGCGGAGCACTTGTGAATCTGGCTAATAATCATGGGAACACTGGTCTGCACGAGGCTGTGAGAGGAGGGCACGTCCAGCTGGTGGAGCTGCTGCTGCACAGAGGGGCGTTACTGCATCTGCGCAACAAGAGACAGAGGACCGCCCTCGACTGTGCTCACGAGACCGCTGGCAAG AACACAGAGATTCAGAGACTCCTTCAGAAAGCCTGTGCAGATGCCCCGGACGTCCATCCGGTCAAAACGCACTCCAGAGGAACGGAGGGCATCGTGG TTCAAAGAGCTAAACGGCATGAGAGTCCCAGCGCCGGCAGAAAAAAACCAGACCGCACAAAACAAag CAGGAGTCAGAAGAGGACCGACCGAGCGCTGACCACCATAGGAGTATTAGACCAG ACGGCGGAGGCCCGGAGCGACCGACGCGGGCTGGCGAGAGGAGAGACGGTGGACTTCAGCGGGACACAGCCGCCCCCCCGGGCCCACAGCCGGAGCCTGATCCGCTGCCACACCATCGGCCAGGACCTGAGCCGGCGCTCGCCGCCGGAGGACGACGACGACGGCGGCGGCGACGCACGCTCCACGGGAAGCGATGCGGACGCGGCCGCCACGGAACTGGACAGCGTCGTGTTGTGA
- the ankrd27 gene encoding ankyrin repeat domain-containing protein 27 isoform X9: MAVYDEDVLKNPFYQALEKHRPDLCSRVAELRGVEVSIDNNQVRLGAGFPNPASIPVLFEETFYNEKEQAYSILCIARPFDAEHSPDELSTVSAPYCLKNIEDVREFLGRHAEKLDKFVAAFCHSFKEQERKGLRHQIDSVNTLYTKCLQLLLRDSRLKILARQEIQMTLLKQAVEMYIHHGIHELLFSYVGTLEASRDAAFNKTTRSLQDLQQKELGVKSEFSINIPRAKRELSQLNSCTSPQQKLLCVRKVILTIMQSTRRRDTAVSIEAMCADDLLLVILYLLIKTEIPNWMANLSYIKNFRFRKSSKDELSYCLTSFEAAVEYISQGNLTQSALGSGDRLSFRQKVDLLSQNATPIDQLFEHILSGNEAEVKRLLSESENEEDGRKLCHPLCSCDACDRHISGRLNDPSIVTPFSRDDRGYTPLHVAAICGQSLLIDVLVSKGAVVNATDYHALTPLHLSCQKGFQGVTLLLLHYKANTDAQDNNGNTPLHLACMYGHEDCVKALLYFDLHSCRLNVQNDKGDTPLHIAARWGYEGIMEVLLENGASTLIHNKAKETPLHCALNSKILSLLERRHNDSSKRESGFESPSRSPQPSDCSSRRSSMSSMSSLSVEATPPETERSRHKEVEKLLRAVADGDVQMVRYLLDWLDEEPEDEEESVPVKTELCHPLCQCPSCEPAQKKAAHLQPDGVAVNSSADGFTPLHVAALHGHTALVSLFTRHGANINARNNQSATPLHLACQNSQIQVVSALLECNAKLNKKDQYGNTPLILACLKGNLEIATILLESGALVNLANNHGNTGLHEAVRGGHVQLVELLLHRGALLHLRNKRQRTALDCAHETAGKNTEIQRLLQKACADAPDVHPVKTHSRGTEGIVVQRAKRHESPSAGRKKPDRTKQSRSQKRTDRALTTIGVLDQTAEARSDRRGLARGETVDFSGTQPPPRAHSRSLIRCHTIGQDLSRRSPPEDDDDGGGDARSTGSDADAAATELDSVVL, encoded by the exons ATGGCTGTGTATGATGAGGACGTCCTGAAGAACCCTTTTTACCAGGCCCTGGAGAAACACAGACCGGATCTGTGCAGCAGGGTGGCGGAGCTCCGTGGCGTC GAAGTGTCCATAGACAATAACCAGGTCCGGCTGGGCGCAGGGTTCCCCAATCCCGCCTCCATCCCCGTCCTGTTTGAAGAGACGTTCTACAACGAGAAGGAGCAGGCCTACAGCATACTGTGCATCGCACGGCCCTTTGACGCCGAACACAGCCCTG ACGAGTTGAGCACCGTTTCTGCTCCGTACTGTCTGAAGAACATCGAGGATGTGAGGGAATTCTTGGGCCGCCACGCTGAAAAACTGGACAAGTTCGTGGCCGCCTTTTGCCACTCCTTTAAGGAACAAGAGAGGAAGGGCCTTCGACATCAAATA GACTCTGTAAATACCCTTTACACAAAATGTCTTCAGTTGCTGTTGAGAGACTCTCGTCTG AAGATTTTGGCGAGACAGGAGATACAGATGACCCTGCTCAAACAAGCAGTGGAG ATGTACATCCATCATGGCATCCACGAGCTACTCTTTAGTTACGTGGGGACCCTTGAAGCGAGCCGG GACGCGGCGTTCAACAAAACGACACGCTCCTTACAGGACCTGCAGCAGAAAGAGCTCGGCGTGAAGTCGGAGTTCAG CATTAATATTCCTCGTGCTAAGCGGGAGTTGAGTCAGCTGAACAGTTGTACGTCTCCTCAGCAGAAACTGCTCTGCGTGAGGAAGGTTATTTTAACCATCATGCAGTCAACCAGACGGCGAGATACAG CAGTGAGCATCGAGGCCATGTGTGCCGACGATCTCCTGTTAGTCATTCTCTACCTGCTTATCAAGACGGAAATCCCTAACTG GATGGCGAATCTGAGCTACATCAAGAACTTCCGCTTCCGTAAGTCGAGCAAGGATGAGCTGAGTTACTGCCTCACCTCGTTCGAGGCCGCCGTGGAGTACATCAGTCAGGGAAACCTGACCCAGAGCGCTCTG GGGTCGGGAGATCGACTGTCCTTCAGACAGAAGGTGGACCTGCTGTCCCAGAATGCTACACCTATAGACCAGCTGTTTGAG cacATTTTGAGTGGAAACGAGGCTGAGGTGAAGCGTTTGCTGAGCGAGAGTGAGAACGAGGAGGACGGGAGGAAGTTATGTCATCCGCTGTGTTCCTGTGACGCCTGCGACCGACACATCTCAGG GAGGTTAAACGACCCATCCATAGTCACTCCATTCTCTCGGGATGACCGAGGCTATACTCCTCTACACGTTGCTGCTATTTGTG GTCAGTCCCTGCTGATTGATGTGCTGGTGTCAAAGGGAGCTGTGGTGAACGCCACTGATTATCATGCCCTCACACCGCTGCACCTCTCCTGCCAGAAGGGCTTCCAGGGGGTCACG ctgctgctgttgcattatAAGGCAAACACGGATGCTCAGGATAACAATGGAAACACCCCTCTACACCTGGCCTGCATGTACGGGCATGAAGAC tgtgtgaaGGCGCTGCTGTACTTCGACCTGCACTCCTGCCGGCTGAACGTTCAGAACGATAAGGGAGACACGCCGCTGCACATCGCCGCTCGCTGGGGTTACGAGGGCATCATGGAGGTGCTCCTGGAGAACGGAGCATCGACCCTCATCCACAACAAAGCCAAGGAGACTCCTTTACACTGTGCGCTCAACTCCAAG ATTCTGTCGTTGCTGGAGCGGAGACACAATGACTCCAGTAAAAGAGAAAGTGGATTCGAG TCTCCGAGCCGCTCCCCTCAGCCGTCTGACTGCAGCAGCAGGCGTTCATCTATGTCCAGCATGTCTTCACTGAGTGTTGAGGCCACGCCGCCAGAGACCGAACGCTCCCGACACAAAGAG GTGGAGAAGTTGTTGAGAGCCGTGGCTGATGGAGATGTGCAGATG gtgcGTTATCTTTTGGATTGGCTGGATGAGGAGccggaggatgaggaagagtcCGTGCCAGTTAAGACAGAGTTGTGTCATCCTCTGTGTCAGTGTCCCAGCTGTGAACCCGCACAGAAG aaagCAGCCCACCTGCAGCCGGACGGTGTTGCTGTGAACAGCAGTGCTGACGGCTTCACTCCGCTCCATGTGGCGGCGTTGCACGGACACACAGCTTTGGTGTCTCTCTTCACCCGCCACGGTGCCAACATCAACGCCCGCAACAATCAGAGCGCCACTCCGCTTCACCTCGCTTGCCAGAACAGCCAAATACAG GTGGTGTCTGCTCTGCTGGAGTGTAATGCCAAACTGAACAAGAAAGATCAGTATGGAAATACGCCGCTGATTCTTGCTTGTCTGAAGGGAAATCTGGAGATAGCCACTATTTTGCTCGAG AGCGGAGCACTTGTGAATCTGGCTAATAATCATGGGAACACTGGTCTGCACGAGGCTGTGAGAGGAGGGCACGTCCAGCTGGTGGAGCTGCTGCTGCACAGAGGGGCGTTACTGCATCTGCGCAACAAGAGACAGAGGACCGCCCTCGACTGTGCTCACGAGACCGCTGGCAAG AACACAGAGATTCAGAGACTCCTTCAGAAAGCCTGTGCAGATGCCCCGGACGTCCATCCGGTCAAAACGCACTCCAGAGGAACGGAGGGCATCGTGG TTCAAAGAGCTAAACGGCATGAGAGTCCCAGCGCCGGCAGAAAAAAACCAGACCGCACAAAACAAag CAGGAGTCAGAAGAGGACCGACCGAGCGCTGACCACCATAGGAGTATTAGACCAG ACGGCGGAGGCCCGGAGCGACCGACGCGGGCTGGCGAGAGGAGAGACGGTGGACTTCAGCGGGACACAGCCGCCCCCCCGGGCCCACAGCCGGAGCCTGATCCGCTGCCACACCATCGGCCAGGACCTGAGCCGGCGCTCGCCGCCGGAGGACGACGACGACGGCGGCGGCGACGCACGCTCCACGGGAAGCGATGCGGACGCGGCCGCCACGGAACTGGACAGCGTCGTGTTGTGA